One window of the Triticum dicoccoides isolate Atlit2015 ecotype Zavitan chromosome 3B, WEW_v2.0, whole genome shotgun sequence genome contains the following:
- the LOC119274480 gene encoding uncharacterized protein LOC119274480 has product MRNGSSGSSCSSSSSPPVGLHLQQVFGSQASSHGHGQRLVSSSSTCPRPVAELLQVTWLPAAGGLLNALASLSFLLLLAYLSLFLLAKLFARLHRAREHRGRDNRAESNSGKEDVAAADDIHLAGGERQQAADTLFWFDEAVFEDSALLGLGDEAKNHHLLYTGAGGTAAQHCLEVAETSRAFHTAPPESTNRVSFAPREEEDHRIDSDAATAGATATVAQEEEEAKVDVTDDGIPKAPDGHRQNIPVAASLSLPKNDSVQGNLLERQRSRGGEGRRDGDHREDGHGVEEEPEEEEETAGRFPEVKRLVNSHTLADTKKLQLDGGARLRPRREEEDGDSCRFGASTLTSESTSKSSVEWQSSTVTTGKDAYSDLFSSSSRRSSARWESYTLFRKYDEDMVYFHRVGAQKLTETESFRSIKCQPRSMSQRITHKLSMAAPRPKPASAEAPAIGLRDPYPELERVYVAQICLTWEALNWNYTTFRRHNAGISGTMMAEARCCPARVAQEFQQFQVLLYRFMENEPFEHGRRPEVYARMKNSSPKLLLVPEFREEEDEKDDLISAVQFLHILEESIRTFMAFLRADKRSHYQMFREMVRRRTSASDQSIVITLKRTNKAKKSRLKDLSRPRRCLKRIKLREQEEVAVLLGLIDLKVVARVLRMPEITDQQLHWCEEKMGRLRVDPQQGAMERDPSPLFFPAH; this is encoded by the exons ATGCGTAATGGGAGCAGCGGCTCGTcttgctcttcctcttcttctcctccggtgGGGTTGCACCTGCAGCAAGTGTTTGGCTCGCAGGCTTCTTCTCATGGCCATGGCCAGCGGCTTGTTAGCAGCTCCTCCACCTGCCCTCGTCCCGTGGCGGAGCTGCTGCAGGTGACGTGGCTGCCCGCGGCCGGCGGTCTCCTCAACGCCCTGGCCTCCCTCAGCTTTCTGCTCCTCCTCGCCTACCTCTCGCTCTTCCTCCTCGCCAAGCTCTTCGCCCGACTCCACCGCGCAAG GGAGCACCGTGGCCGTGACAACCGTGCCGAGAGTAACTCCGGGAAGGAGGACGTGGCCGCCGCCGACGACATCCACCTCGccggaggggagcggcagcaggcgGCGGACACGCTCTTCTGGTTCGACGAGGCCGTGTTCGAGGACAGCGCCCTGCTAGGCCTTGGCGACGAAGCAAAGAATCATCACCTTTTGTACACTGGTGCCGGTGGTACGGCTGCGCAACATTGCTTGGAGGTGGCGGAGACCAGCCGCGCCTTTCACACGGCCCCGCCGGAGTCCACCAACCGCGTCTCATTCGCGCCGCGCGAGGAGGAGGACCACCGCATCGACAGCGATGCCGCCACTGCCGGTGCCACCGCCACCGTGGcccaggaggaagaagaggccaagGTCGACGTGACCGACGACGGCATCCCCAAGGCGCCGGATGGGCATCGGCAGAATATTCCGGTCGCCGCGTCGTTGTCACTGCCTAAGAATGATTCCGTTCAAGGCAATCTCCTAG AGAGGCAACGAAGCAGAGGGGGAGAAGGTCGCCGCGACGGTGATCACCGTGAAGACGGGCATGGAGTAGAAgaggagccagaggaggaggaggagacggccgGCCGCTTTCCCGAGGTGAAGCGGTTGGTGAACAGCCACACGCTGGCCGAcacgaagaagctgcagctggaCGGCGGCGCGCGGCTGCGGCCGCGacgcgaggaggaggacggggacagcTGCCGGTTCGGCGCGTCGACGCTGACGAGCGAGTCGACGTCCAAGAGCTCGGTGGAGTGGCAGAGCTCGACGGTGACGACCGGCAAGGACGCCTACTCGGACCTCTTCTCGTCGTCGTCGCGCCGGAGCTCGGCGAGGTGGGAGTCCTACACGCTCTTCCGCAAGTACGACGAGGACATGGTCTACTTCCACCGCGTCGGCGCCCAGAAGCTCACCGAGACAG AGTCGTTCAGGTCGATCAAGTGCCAGCCGCGGTCCATGTCGCAGCGGATCACGCACAAGCTGTCCATGGCGGCGCCGAGGCCGAAGCCCGCGTCGGCGGAGGCGCCGGCGATCGGGCTGCGCGACCCGTACCCGGAGCTGGAGCGGGTGTACGTGGCCCAGATCTGCCTCACGTGGGAGGCCCTCAACTGGAACTACACCACCTTCCGGCGCCACAACGCCGGCATCAGCGGCACGATGATGGCGGAGGCGCGGTGCTGCCCGGCGCGGGTGGCGCAGGAGTTCCAGCAGTTCCAGGTGCTGCTCTACCGGTTCATGGAGAACGAGCCGTTCGAGCACGGCCGCAGGCCCGAGGTGTACGCCCGGATGAAGAACTCCTCGCCCAAGCTGCTCCTCGTACCAGAGTTCAGAG AGGAGGAGGACGAGAAGGACGACCTGATATCGGCGGTGCAGTTCCTGCACATCCTGGAGGAGTCGATCAGGACGTTCATGGCGTTCCTCCGCGCCGACAAGCGGAGCCACTACCAGATGTTCCGGGAGATGGTGCGGCGGAGGACTAGCGCCAGCGACCAGTCCATCGTCATCACCCTCAAGAGAACCAACAAGGCC AAGAAGAGCCGGCTCAAGGACCTGAGCCGGCCGCGGCGGTGCCTGAAGCGGATCAAGCTGCGGGAGCAGGAGGAGGTGGCGGTGCTGCTGGGGCTCATCGACCTCAAGGTGGTGGCCCGGGTGCTGCGCATGCCGGAGATCACGGACCAGCAGCTGCACTGGTGCGAGGAGAAGATGGGCCGGCTGAGGGTCGACCCGCAGCAGGGCGCCATGGAGCGAGACCCCTCACCCCTCTTCTTCCCCGCGCACTGA
- the LOC119274481 gene encoding ribosomal protein S10, mitochondrial-like: MGAYRFVSELWKRKQPDLTRLVQRPATVRRLGSDAKQLHKPIEETNEGIYPSRMHSQNLPAKIRIAMKSFNNQNHNLKGLEPYTHKIGLPESRALYTVLRSPHIDKKSREQFSTHVKKLFVVKKAETHELARKFFWLKRLRVLGAQYEVNISFKTRLDKMIGCSEGGGLLRQ, encoded by the exons ATGG GCGCCTACAGGTTCGTGTCGGAGCTATGGAAGAGGAAGCAGCCGGACCTGACGAGGCTCGTGCAGCGGCCGGCGACCGTGCGCCGTCTCGGCTCCGATGCCAAGCAG CTTCACAAGCCTATTGAGGAGACCAATGAAGGTATATACCCAAGTAGGATGCACTCCCAGAACCTGCCTGCCAAGATACGCATAGCGATGAAATCTTTCAATAACCAAAATCACAATCTGAAGGGGCTTGAGCCTTACACGCACAAGATTGGGTTGCCTGAATCACGAGCCTTATACACCGTGTTACGATCACCTCATATTGATAAGAAATCCAGGGAGCAATTCTCAACGCACGTGAAGAAATTATTTGTGGTTAAAAAGGCAGAGACACATGAGCTGGCCAGGAAGTTCTTTTGGTTAAAACGACTTCGTGTATTGGGGGCTCAGTATGAAGTCAATATTAGTTTCAAGACCCGCTTGGATAAAATGATTGGCTGCAGCGAAGGTGGTGGCCTGCTTAGACAGTAG